Proteins found in one Poecilia reticulata strain Guanapo linkage group LG15, Guppy_female_1.0+MT, whole genome shotgun sequence genomic segment:
- the actn2b gene encoding alpha-actinin-2b: MMTQIETTVHYDNGYEDEYMLQEEEWDRDMLLDPAWEQQQRKTFTAWCNSHLRKAGTQIENIEEDFRNGLKLMLLLEVISGERLPKPDRGKMRFHKIANVNKALEFITSKGVKLVSIGAEEIVDGNVKMTLGMIWTIILRFAIQDISVEETSAKEGLLLWCQRKTAPYRNVNVQNFHVSWKDGLAFCALIHRHRPDLLDFSKLNKDDPLGNLNLAFDIAEKHLDIPKMLDAEDIINTPKPDERAIMTYVSCFYHAFAGAEQAETAANRICKVLGVNQENEKLMEEYERLASELLEWIRRTTPWLENRTPEKTMAEMQRKLEDFRDYRRQHKPPKVQEKCQLEINFNTLQTKLRISNRPAFMPSEGKMVSDITSAWQGLEQAEKGFEEWLLTEIRRLERLDHLAEKFRQKATNHENWASGKELILIQKDYETATLTEVRALLRKHEAFESDLAAHQDRVEQIAAIAQELNELDYHDIASVNLRCQSICDLWDKLGTLTQKRREALERAEKLLETIDQLFLEFAKRSAPFNNWMEGAMEDLQDMFIVHTIEEVQSLIAAHEQFKATMPEADAERQAILGIHNEVQKISQSYGIKANIINPYSTITTEELLNKWEKVKKLVPQRDGSLQEEMARQHAHERLRRQFAAQANLIGPWIQARMEEIGHCSLEIGGTLEDQMTQLKQMEHVIIAYKPNIDKLEGDHQLIQESLVFDNKHTNYTMEHIRVGWELLLTTIARTINEIETQILTRDAKGISQQQMNEFRSSFNHFDRKKNGAMETDDFRACLISMGYDLGEVEFARIMMLVDSNATGIVSFQSFIDFMTRETADTDTADQVVASFRILAADKPYILVDELRRELPPEQAEYCIMRMPPYKGPGAPPGALDYTAFSTALYGESDL, translated from the exons ATGATGACCCAAATAGAGACAACGGTGCACTATGATAACGGGTACGAGGATGAATACATGCTACAGGAAGAAGAATGGGACAGGGACATGCTGCTGGACCCCGCCTGGGAGCAACAACAGAGGAAA ACCTTTACAGCATGGTGCAATTCTCACTTGAGGAAGGCTGGGACGCAGATTGAAAACATCGAGGAAGACTTCAGAAATGGATTAAAGCTCATGCTGCTCCTGGAAGTCATCTCAG GAGAGAGGTTACCTAAACCCGACAGAGGGAAGATGCGGTTTCATAAGATCGCTAATGTCAACAAAGCGCTGGAGTTCATCACAAGTAAAGGGGTCAAACTGGTCTCCATCGGAGCAGAAG AGATTGTGGATGGGAACGTCAAGATGACTCTTGGAATGATCTGGACCATCATCCTCCGCTTTGCCATTCAGGACATATCTGTGGAAG aaACATCTGCCAAGGAAGGACTTCTCCTGTGGTGTCAAAGAAAGACAGCTCCCTACAGGAATGTTAATGTCCAAAACTTTCATGTCAG CTGGAAGGACGGCCTGGCCTTCTGCGCCCTGATACACAGACACAGACCCGACCTCCTCGACTTCTCTAAGCTCAACAAG GATGATCCTCTGGGGAACCTGAACCTGGCTTTCGACATAGCCGAAAAACACCTGGACATTCCTAAAATGCTGGACGCAGAAG ATATCATCAACACCCCCAAGCCAGATGAGAGAGCCATCATGACCTACGTGTCCTGCTTTTACCACGCTTTTGCTGGAGCCGAGCAG GCGGAGACGGCGGCCAACAGGATCTGCAAGGTGCTTGGTGTTAACCAAGAGAACGAGAAACTGATGGAGGAGTATGAGAGACTGGCGAGTGAG CTGCTGGAGTGGATCCGTCGCACCACTCCCTGGCTGGAGAACCGGACCCCAGAAAAAACCATGGCAGAGATGCAACGGAAGCTGGAGGACTTCCGGGACTACAGACGCCAACATAAACCCCCGAAAGTTCAGGAGAAATGCCAGCTGGAGATTAACTTTAACACCCTACAGACCAAGCTACGCATCAGCAACCGTCCTGCTTTTATGCCCTCTGAAGGGAAGATGGTTTCT GATATAACCAGTGCCTGGCAGGGCCTGGAGCAGGCGGAGAAAGGCTTCGAGGAGTGGCTTCTGACTGAAATCCGCAGACTTGAGAGGCTGGATCACCTGGCTGAGAAATTTCGTCAAAAAGCCACCAATCACGAGAACTGGGCCAGTG GTAAAGAGCTGATCCTCATCCAGAAGGACTATGAGACGGCCACCTTGACAGAAGTTCGAGCGTTGCTTCGAAAACATGAGGCCTTCGAGAGCGATCTGGCAGCCCACCAGGACAGAGTGGAGCAGATTGCTGCCATCGCACAGGAACTGAA TGAGCTGGATTACCATGACATTGCCTCTGTAAACCTCCGTTGCCAAAGCATCTGTGACTTGTGGGATAAACTGGGAACCCTGACTCAGAAGAGGAGAGAAGCACTTGAG CGCGCAGAGAAGTTGCTGGAAACTATTGACCAGTTGTTCCTGGAGTTTGCAAAGAGGTCAGCTCCCTTCAACAACTGGATGGAAGGAGCCATGGAGGATCTGCAGGACATGTTCATAGTTCACACCATTGAGGAGGTCCAG AGTCTAATTGCTGCTCATGAGCAGTTCAAAGCCACTATGCCTGAGGCAGACGCAGAGAGACAAGCCATTTTAGGAATTCACAATGAGGTGCAAAAAATTTCCCAAAGCTACGGGATTAAGGCCAACATTATCAACCCTTACAGCACCATAACAACGGAGGAGCTTCTTAATAAGTGGGAGAAG GTAAAGAAGTTGGTTCCTCAGAGAGATGGTTCCCTCCAGGAAGAGATGGCACGTCAGCATGCCCACGAAAGGCTGAGACGTCAATTTGCTGCCCAGGCCAACCTGATTGGACCCTGGATTCAGGCCAGGATGGAG GAAATTGGCCATTGCTCTCTGGAGATTGGAGGCACCCTGGAGGACCAGATGACTCAGCTGAAGCAAATGGAGCACGTGATCATTGCATACAAGCCCAACATTGACAAGTTGGAAGGAGACCACCAGCTAATCCAAGAGTCGCTCGTTTTTGACAACAAACACACCAATTACACCATGGAG CACATCCGTGTGGGATGGGAGCTGCTCCTCACCACCATCGCCCGAACCATTAATGAGATTGAGACGCAGATCCTGACCCGGGATGCCAAGGGCATCAGCCAGCAGCAGATGAATGAGTTCAGATCTTCTTTCAATCACTTTGACAGG AAGAAGAACGGAGCGATGGAAACGGATGACTTCCGAGCTTGCCTCATCTCAATGGGTTATGACTTG GGAGAGGTGGAGTTTGCACGCATCATGATGCTGGTGGATTCAAATGCAACCGGGATCGTCTCTTTCCAGTCTTTTATCGACTTCATGACCAGAGAGACAGCTGATACGGACACTGCCGACCAGGTTGTGGCATCCTTCCGGATCTTGGCAGCTGATAAG CCTTACATCCTTGTGGATGAACTCAGGCGGGAGCTTCCTCCTGAACAGGCGGAGTATTGCATCATGAGGATGCCTCCTTACAAAGGGCCTGGAGCTCCACCGGGAGCGCTGGACTACACTGCCTTCTCTACCGCCCTCTACGGAGAGAGTGACCTTTAA
- the LOC103476716 gene encoding proline-rich receptor-like protein kinase PERK10 has translation MASWVCTSQLFLVVLFSWSVHTVPVQNDLGQSPGRTGKVNPGLRNAKTEGSRPMSSNPAGTSVSWVVARPQRKSSFVRPFNQMQPAASLVPNPPKLLPPLKPEGPASIWSIEVPQELPPPASDPGGPVASLPVASEPELEHHPKLQNPFDILELTPPPPQNPKESAVSIVDPPESLPLPLSNPEGPEVSWLVDPAKELPSNPEMPLIPWKVGHPKNVPPPPPVLKRSTANWLADRVIKAQTLPNTKGTDTPTKVVAHPPTSEGAAVRWVVQPPKRNLLLPSPERADPSGLTTDEHESDPFRAAVAQLGELPLERFASYLPPTPDLNLPPVASEDASLLKGGPEQEVSESETEPLAYQESSYQGGELSHYASLYEHGDLEHETEDYVILMYPYGAGWMPIGVMPLNQVVLNMFYLCLTEQLPHGTVSHMQTNYEAGEDHATQVGYEKYPFPGGPWYRQPS, from the exons ATGGCCTCCTGGGTTTGTACAAG cCAGTTGTTCCTGGTtgttctgttcagctggagtgTCCACACTGTTCCTGTTCAAAATG ACTTGGGACAATCTCCTGGGAGAACTGGGAAGGTGAATCCTGGACTCCGAAATGCTAAGACTGAAGGATCCCGTCCAATGTCTTCTAATCCAGCTGGTACTTCTGTATCCTGGGTGGTTGCTAGACCCCAACGCAAAAGCTCATTTGTGCGACCCTTCAATCAAATGCAACCTGCGGCCTCTCTAGTGCCTAACCCTCCCAAACTCCTTCCTCCTCTGAAACCAGAAGGACCTGCTAGTATATGGTCAATTGAAGTGCCACAGGAGCTTCCCCCCCCTGCTTCTGATCCTGGAGGCCCTGTGGCGTCGCTGCCAGTTGCATCTGAGCCGGAGCTTGAACACCATCCAAAACTACAAAATCCTTTTGATATTCTAGAACTCACTCCTCCTCCCCCTCAAAACCCTAAAGAGTCTGCAGTTTCAATTGTTGACCCTCCTGAAAGTCTTCCTTTGCCACTTTCAAATCCAGAAGGTCCTGAGGTCTCGTGGCTGGTTGACCCTGCAAAGGAGCTTCCTTCCAATCCTGAAATGCCTCTGATCCCCTGGAAAGTTGGCCATCCTAAAAATGTTCCCCCTCCTCCACCAGTTCTAAAAAGGTCTACAGCTAACTGGTTGGCTGATCGTGTGATAAAGGCTCAAACCCTCCCTAATACCAAAGGCACTGATACTCCAACAAAAGTAGTTGCTCATCCACCAACCTCAGAGGGTGCTGCTGTAAGATGGGTGGTTCAACCTCCGAAAAGGAACTTGCTGCTTCCAAGTCCAGAAAGAGCTGATCCTTCGGGGTTGACCACTGATGAGCATGAAAGCGACCCATTCAGGGCTGCTGTTGCACAACTCGGTGAACTGCCTCTGGAACGCTTTGCCTCTTATCTTCCACCCACACCTGACCTCAACCTTCCACCTGTTGCCTCAGAAGACGCTTCTCTTTTGAAAGGAGGCCCAGAGCAAGAAGTATCGGAGAGTGAAACTGAGCCCCTTGCATATCAAGAATCCTCTTATCAGGGTGGCGAGTTAAGCCACTACGCCTCCCTGTACGAACATGGGGACTTGGAGCATGAAACGGAAGACTATGTCATTCTAATGTACCCTTACGGTGCAGGATGGATGCCAATTGGAGTTATGCCACTGAACCAGGTTGTTCTGAATATGTTTTACTTGTGCTTGACTGAGCAGCTTCCTCATGGTACTGTTTCACACATGCAGACAAACTATGAGGCTGGCGAAGACCATGCAACTCAAGTTGGCTATGAAAAATACCCCTTCCCTGGAGGGCCCTGGTATCGACAGCCAAGCTAA